In Choloepus didactylus isolate mChoDid1 chromosome 6, mChoDid1.pri, whole genome shotgun sequence, one DNA window encodes the following:
- the LOC119536822 gene encoding olfactory receptor 5L1-like: MEKQNCSTVSEFILLGLSDLPELSIFLFLVFLLIYGVTVMGNLGMITVIQVSSQLHTPMYFFLSHLSLVDFCYSTIIMAKILANILDKEKAISFLGCTVQLYLFCTCVVTEVFLLAMMAYDRFVAICYPLLYMVNMSQKLCMGLVSVCYLCGTVSSLIHICLALEIPSYKSNVINHFFCDLPPLLSLACSDVSINELLLFIVATFYEIITIMIIITSYLFILITILRMHSAEGRCKAFSTCTSHLTAIIVFHGTILFIYCRPSSDYSLETDKVATVFYTVVIPMLNPLIYSLRNKDVKAALRKMVGFKISC, translated from the coding sequence ATGGAGAAACAAAACTGCAGCACTGTGTCAGAGTTCATCCTCCTGGGATTATCAGACCTCCCTGAGCTGAGCATCTTCCTCTTCCTGGTGTTCCTGCTCATCTATGGAGTCACAGTAATGGGCAACCTGGGCATGATCACAGTGATCCAGGTCAGCTCTcagcttcacacccccatgtactttttccttagTCACTTGTCCCTTGTGGATTTCTGCTACTCCACCATCATTATGGCTAAGATACTGGCCAATATCTTAGACAAGGAAAAAGCCATTTCCTTCCTGGGATGCACTGTGCAATTATATTTGTTTTGCACATGTGTGGTCACTGAGGTCTTCCTGCTGGccatgatggcctatgaccgctttgTGGCCATCTGCTACCCACTGCTGTACATGGTAAACATGTCCCAGAAACTCTGTATGGGACTGGTTTCTGTCTGCTATCTCTGTGGAACAGTGAGTTCTCTGATTCACATATGTTTAGCTCTTGAGATCCCGTCCTATAAATCAAATGTGATTAATCACTTCTTCTGTGATTTGCCACCTCTCTTATCTCTTGCCTGCTCTGATGTGTCCATCAATGAACTGTTGTTGTTTATTGTGGCTACTTTCTATGAGATCATCACCATCATGATCATCATCACCTCATATTTGTTTATTCTCATCACCATCCTGAGGATGCACTCTGCAGAAGGAAGGTGCAAAGCCTTTTCCACCTGCACCTCCCACCTCACAGCCATCATTGTCTTCCATGGaacaatcctttttatttattgcaGGCCCAGTTCTGACTACAGTCTGGAAACTGATAAAGTGGCCACAGTGTTCTATACTGTAGTGATTCCCATGCTGAACCCCCTGATCTATagcctgaggaacaaggatgTGAAAGCAGCTCTCAGGAAAATGGTGGGCTTCAAAATATCTTGTTAG